A single Glycine soja cultivar W05 chromosome 14, ASM419377v2, whole genome shotgun sequence DNA region contains:
- the LOC114383611 gene encoding multicystatin-like, with translation MATETKVAVLGGITEVQGAANSVEINNLARFAVEEQNKRENSVLEFVRVISAKQQVVAGVNYYITLEAKDGEIKNEYKAKVWERESQELLEFKPTLGAGGIIDVPGAANSIEIDHLARFAVEEQNKRENSVLELVRVISAKKQVVAGMNYYITLEAKDGVIKKEYEAKIWVRGWLNSKELLEFKPVNVSSTQMGGITDVTANSLEIDILARFAVDQHNKKENANLEFVGVIRAKQQVVEGFIYYITLEAKDGETKNVYETKVWVRSWLNSKEVLEFKPISINPLSVSV, from the exons atggcAACAGAAACAAAAGTGGCAGTATTAGGTGGCATCACCGAAGTGCAGGGAGCTGCCAACAGCGTCGAGATCAACAATCTCGCTCGCTTTGCTGTAGaggaacaaaacaaaagagag AATTCAGTTCTGGAGTTTGTGAGGGTGATTAGTGCAAAGCAGCAAGTGGTTGCTGGAGTGAATTACTACATAACATTGGAAGCAAAAGATGGTGAGATTAAAAATGAGTATAAAGCGAAGGTTTGGGAGAGGGAATCCCAAGAGTTGCTAGAATTCAAGCCAACATTAGGTGCAGGAGGCATCATCGATGTGCCTGGAGCTGCCAACAGCATCGAGATCGACCATCTCGCTCGCTTTGCTGTAGaggaacaaaacaaaagagag AATTCGGTTCTGGAGTTGGTGAGGGTGATTAGTGCAAAGAAACAAGTGGTTGCTGGAATGAATTACTACATAACATTGGAAGCAAAAGATGGTGTGATTAAAAAGGAGTATGAAGCGAAGATTTGGGTGAGGGGATGGTTGAACTCCAAAGAGTTGCTAGAATTCAAGCCAGTCAATGTTTCTAGCACACAAATGGGTGGCATTACCGATGTGACTGCGAATAGCCTCGAGATCGACATTCTCGCTCGTTTTGCTGTTGATCAACACAACAAAAAAGag AATGCAAATCTGGAGTTTGTGGGGGTGATTAGGGCAAAGCAGCAGGTGGTGGAAGGGTTCATATACTACATCACTTTGGAAGCAAAAGATGGTGAAACCAAAAATGTGTATGAAACGAAGGTgtgggtgagatcatggttgaACTCCAAGGAGGTCCTCGAATTCAAGCCCATCAGTATTAATCCTCTTTCGGTGTCGGTCTAG
- the LOC114383609 gene encoding uncharacterized protein LOC114383609 isoform X3, translated as MSSNDEVSDDHTIQIISPQDHTPNQNHEQTPVATSTNPPTPRHESRGVNQMTPEELSSLKEDLTRYIRRNDHGGLELKLIIDKCADIVRIPLNDRGDTALHVAAAASECRRLETVKELVQHMSPEDMLIRNLYGTLPVHLAILYGRNEMVQILLSQEVLDKMDSEDIERLFFMTIRVDMFDCAMQLFEKHPTDLAIARNEEQLTALHMLARKPPKILGGNKESKADELLQKLWTQVNQLPREWIMNLITHPWSVQFEAVKSGNVEALMILIDKNRELLTIKDPENGRNLLHLVVLFRQERMFRRIFGYEDRIIAVEVDNQGDQLMYFMKNTRSYPKKLKMQAKEYPNLACS; from the exons ATGAGCTCCAATGACGAAGTTTCAGATGACCACACAATTCAGATTATATCACCACAAGATCATACTCCTAATCAAAATCATGAGCAAACTCCAGTTGCCACTTCAACAAACCCACCGACACCAAGACATGAAAGTAGAGGAGTGAATCAAATGACTCCAGAAGAGCTGA gttctttaaaagaagatcTGACGAGATATATAAGGCGGAATGATCATGGGGGGCTcgaattaaaattgataattgataaatGTGCTGATATAGTACGCATTCCGTTAAATGATAGGGGAGACACAGCTCTTCATGTAGCAGCAGCAGCAAGTGAATGTAGGAGACTTGAAACTGTGAAAGAGTTGGTTCAACATATGAGCCCAGAAGACATGCTAATACGAAACTTATATGGGACGCTTCCAGTTCACTTGGCTATTTTATATGGCCGCAACGAAATGGTGCAAATTTTGTTATCTCAGGAAGTGCTTGACAAAATGGATTCGGAGGATATTGAACGACTGTTTTTCATGACCATTAGGGTCGACATGTTTG ATTGTGCAATGcaattatttgaaaaacatCCAACTGATCTGGCCATTGCAAGAAATGAAGAGCAGCTTACAGCATTGCATATGCTGGCGCGAAAGCCTCCAAAAATTTTAG GGGGCAACAAGGAATCAAAAGCTGATGAGCTACTTCAAAAATTATGGACTCAAGTTAACCAATTGCCACGCGAATGGATAATGAACTTGATAACTCATCCTTGGTCAGTGCAGTTTGAGGCAGTAAAATCAGGAAATGTTGAGGCTTTAATGATTCTTATTGACAAGAACCGTGAATTACTGACAATAAAGGACCCCGAAAATGGACGGAACCTACTGCACTTGGTTGTGCTATTTCGACAAGAAAGAATGTTTAGAAGAATATTTGGATACGAAGACCGTATAATAGCAGTGGAAGTGGATAATCAAG GAGACCAATTGATGTATTTTATGAAGAACACAAGAAGTTATCCGAAGAAATTAAAGATGCAGGCAAAGGAATATCCGAATCTGGCATGCTCGTAG
- the LOC114383609 gene encoding uncharacterized protein LOC114383609 isoform X1, whose protein sequence is MSSNDEVSDDHTIQIISPQDHTPNQNHEQTPVATSTNPPTPRHESRGVNQMTPEELSSLKEDLTRYIRRNDHGGLELKLIIDKCADIVRIPLNDRGDTALHVAAAASECRRLETVKELVQHMSPEDMLIRNLYGTLPVHLAILYGRNEMVQILLSQEVLDKMDSEDIERLFFMTIRVDMFDCAMQLFEKHPTDLAIARNEEQLTALHMLARKPPKILGGNKESKADELLQKLWTQVNQLPREWIMNLITHPWSVQFEAVKSGNVEALMILIDKNRELLTIKDPENGRNLLHLVVLFRQERMFRRIFGYEDRIIAVEVDNQGNNILHFAAHLPVEFQELSSLRASIQMQRELEWFQFVELQVPLELRIMRNNMGRRPIDVFYEEHKKLSEEIKDAGKGISESGMLVAALVAT, encoded by the exons ATGAGCTCCAATGACGAAGTTTCAGATGACCACACAATTCAGATTATATCACCACAAGATCATACTCCTAATCAAAATCATGAGCAAACTCCAGTTGCCACTTCAACAAACCCACCGACACCAAGACATGAAAGTAGAGGAGTGAATCAAATGACTCCAGAAGAGCTGA gttctttaaaagaagatcTGACGAGATATATAAGGCGGAATGATCATGGGGGGCTcgaattaaaattgataattgataaatGTGCTGATATAGTACGCATTCCGTTAAATGATAGGGGAGACACAGCTCTTCATGTAGCAGCAGCAGCAAGTGAATGTAGGAGACTTGAAACTGTGAAAGAGTTGGTTCAACATATGAGCCCAGAAGACATGCTAATACGAAACTTATATGGGACGCTTCCAGTTCACTTGGCTATTTTATATGGCCGCAACGAAATGGTGCAAATTTTGTTATCTCAGGAAGTGCTTGACAAAATGGATTCGGAGGATATTGAACGACTGTTTTTCATGACCATTAGGGTCGACATGTTTG ATTGTGCAATGcaattatttgaaaaacatCCAACTGATCTGGCCATTGCAAGAAATGAAGAGCAGCTTACAGCATTGCATATGCTGGCGCGAAAGCCTCCAAAAATTTTAG GGGGCAACAAGGAATCAAAAGCTGATGAGCTACTTCAAAAATTATGGACTCAAGTTAACCAATTGCCACGCGAATGGATAATGAACTTGATAACTCATCCTTGGTCAGTGCAGTTTGAGGCAGTAAAATCAGGAAATGTTGAGGCTTTAATGATTCTTATTGACAAGAACCGTGAATTACTGACAATAAAGGACCCCGAAAATGGACGGAACCTACTGCACTTGGTTGTGCTATTTCGACAAGAAAGAATGTTTAGAAGAATATTTGGATACGAAGACCGTATAATAGCAGTGGAAGTGGATAATCAAGGTAACAACATTCTACACTTTGCTGCGCATCTTCCAGTTGAATTCCAAGAATTGTCCAGTTTAAGAGCAAGCATTCAAATGCAAAGAGAGCTCGAATGGTTCCAG TTCGTGGAGTTGCAAGTTCCTCTTGAACTAAGAATAATGAGAAACAACATGGGCAGGAGACCAATTGATGTATTTTATGAAGAACACAAGAAGTTATCCGAAGAAATTAAAGATGCAGGCAAAGGAATATCCGAATCTGGCATGCTCGTAGCAGCACTTGTTGCTACGTAG
- the LOC114383609 gene encoding uncharacterized protein LOC114383609 isoform X2, whose protein sequence is MSSNDEVSDDHTIQIISPQDHTPNQNHEQTPVATSTNPPTPRHESRGVNQMTPEELSSLKEDLTRYIRRNDHGGLELKLIIDKCADIVRIPLNDRGDTALHVAAAASECRRLETVKELVQHMSPEDMLIRNLYGTLPVHLAILYGRNEMVQILLSQEVLDKMDSEDIERLFFMTIRVDMFDCAMQLFEKHPTDLAIARNEEQLTALHMLARKPPKILGGNKESKADELLQKLWTQVNQLPREWIMNLITHPWSVQFEAVKSGNVEALMILIDKNRELLTIKDPENGRNLLHLVVLFRQERMFRRIFGYEDRIIAVEVDNQGNNILHFAAHLPVEFQELSSLRASIQMQRELEWFQETN, encoded by the exons ATGAGCTCCAATGACGAAGTTTCAGATGACCACACAATTCAGATTATATCACCACAAGATCATACTCCTAATCAAAATCATGAGCAAACTCCAGTTGCCACTTCAACAAACCCACCGACACCAAGACATGAAAGTAGAGGAGTGAATCAAATGACTCCAGAAGAGCTGA gttctttaaaagaagatcTGACGAGATATATAAGGCGGAATGATCATGGGGGGCTcgaattaaaattgataattgataaatGTGCTGATATAGTACGCATTCCGTTAAATGATAGGGGAGACACAGCTCTTCATGTAGCAGCAGCAGCAAGTGAATGTAGGAGACTTGAAACTGTGAAAGAGTTGGTTCAACATATGAGCCCAGAAGACATGCTAATACGAAACTTATATGGGACGCTTCCAGTTCACTTGGCTATTTTATATGGCCGCAACGAAATGGTGCAAATTTTGTTATCTCAGGAAGTGCTTGACAAAATGGATTCGGAGGATATTGAACGACTGTTTTTCATGACCATTAGGGTCGACATGTTTG ATTGTGCAATGcaattatttgaaaaacatCCAACTGATCTGGCCATTGCAAGAAATGAAGAGCAGCTTACAGCATTGCATATGCTGGCGCGAAAGCCTCCAAAAATTTTAG GGGGCAACAAGGAATCAAAAGCTGATGAGCTACTTCAAAAATTATGGACTCAAGTTAACCAATTGCCACGCGAATGGATAATGAACTTGATAACTCATCCTTGGTCAGTGCAGTTTGAGGCAGTAAAATCAGGAAATGTTGAGGCTTTAATGATTCTTATTGACAAGAACCGTGAATTACTGACAATAAAGGACCCCGAAAATGGACGGAACCTACTGCACTTGGTTGTGCTATTTCGACAAGAAAGAATGTTTAGAAGAATATTTGGATACGAAGACCGTATAATAGCAGTGGAAGTGGATAATCAAGGTAACAACATTCTACACTTTGCTGCGCATCTTCCAGTTGAATTCCAAGAATTGTCCAGTTTAAGAGCAAGCATTCAAATGCAAAGAGAGCTCGAATGGTTCCAG GAGACCAATTGA
- the LOC114385237 gene encoding uncharacterized protein LOC114385237: MGDNKESKAGQLLKKLWTKVNQLEHNTIMDLITRPPLVLFDAIKSGNAEAVKILIDKNCELVTIKDPKNGRNLLHLVVLFRHERIFDSIPETLKENLERAVDNEGNNILHLAAHLPVEFEELSSFRASIQMQRELEWFKLVVWRVPGELRTMRNNMGKRPIDVFYEEHKKLSEEIKDAGKGIAESGMLVAALVATVAFAAALSNVPGDKTNAWFVVFILANAVALFTSSASILSFLSNFTSSRFAQSEFVISQHPSLTFGRALLFISVFAMIVSFTAASFLIFDHKSKWVAYLVASMAVFPILLFILFQVNFLDDFLWSRYYRLSEVYTDHKDGSGYFSCFSSDIHTTSSATVMSRYAASAGGLWRIL, from the exons ATGGGGGACAACAAGGAATCAAAAGCTGGTCAgctacttaaaaaattatggaCTAAAGTTAACCAATTGGAACACAATACGATAATGGACTTGATAACTCGTCCTCCGCTAGTGCTGTTTGATGCAATAAAATCAGGAAATGCTGAGGCTGTGAAGATCCTTATTGACAAGAATTGTGAATTAGTGACAATAAAGGACCCCAAAAATGGACGGAACCTACTGCACTTGGTTGTGCTATTTCGACACGAAAGAATATTTGATAGTATACCAGAGACATTAAAAGAGAATTTAGAACGAGCAGTGGACAATGAAGGTAACAACATTCTACACTTGGCTGCGCATCTTCCAGTTGAATTCGAAGAATTGTCCAGTTTCAGAGCAAGCATTCAAATGCAAAGAGAGCTCGAATGGTTCAAG TTGGTGGTGTGGCGTGTTCCTGGTGAACTAAGAACAATGAGAAACAACATGGGCAAGAGACCAATTGATGTATTTTATGAAGAACACAAGAAGTTATCCGAAGAAATAAAAGATGCAGGCAAAGGAATAGCCGAATCTGGCATGCTCGTGGCAGCACTTGTTGCTACCGTAGCATTTGCGGCTGCTCTGAGTAATGTTCCAGGTGATAAGACCAATGCTTGGTTTGTTGTCTTCATATTGGCAAATGCAGTCGCATTATTCACTTCTTCTGCGTCTATACTTTCATTCTTGTCAAATTTCACTTCATCAAGATTCGCACAAAGTGAATTTGTGATATCACAACATCCCAGCTTGACTTTTGGGCGTGCCTTACTTTTCATCTCCGTTTTTGCTATGATTGTGTCCTTCACTGCAGCCTCCTTTTTGATATTTGATCACAAATCCAAGTGGGTTGCTTATTTAGTGGCTTCAATGGCCGTTTTCCCAATCCTTCTGTTTATTCTCTTTCAAGTTAACTTTTTGGACGACTTCTTGTGGTCTAGATATTATCGTTTGTCCGAAGTTTACACcgatc ACAAGGACGGTTCAGGGTATTTCTCGTGCTTCTCTTCTGACATTCATACCACTTCCTCTGCCACTGTAATGTCCAG ATACGCAGCATCCGCAGGAGGATTGTGGAGGATCTTGTGA